AAATTTATTACAAGAATCAGGTCCTTTAGTCATTGATGCACGCATTGATGGTGAGCAGGTTCCACCGATTAGTTCTCGTATGAAAGCGTTGGGCACAGTAAAGGCAGGGTATCATGACATTAATGAATAACGCTATTCATGGGGACATGATAAGCACAAAAATATGGCAAGAAGAAACTACTGCAGAATCTCCCTTTGTTGCACAACGCAGTTTATGTGCAGGTTACGATGTTTATAATCAAGTATTAGGCAACGCGAGTTGGGCGGAATTTTTATATTTATTATTTAAACAAGCACGACCCACAGCAAAACAAGCAACCATGCTCAATGATTTAGCGGTGGGTTTAGCGAATGCAGGTCCGCGCGATTTTGCAGTGCGCAGTGCTATTAATGCGTCTATTGCTGGTGGTACAGCAGCATCTGCATTGATGGCGGCATTAGCAACGGGTGCGGGTAGTTTGAATGGCGGGCATGCGGTGGTGTTGATGAGTCAATTGATTAAACAATGCGGTAGTGATCTTGCTGCTTGGCAATTGGCATTTTCCACCGCGCAGTTTTATCAGAATAAAGATTGGCCTGCTGCACCGCAGCCACCGGGATTTGATGCGATGTCAACATCCACATCAGAACCTGTTTTAAAAATGTTAACGCATTTTTCAGCATTAGATGAAACCGCTTATTGTGCGTGGTGGCGAGAAAATATTGCTACCTTAGAGTCTTATGCGGGTTGGCCCTTAGGCATGCACGGTGTTGCCGCTATTGTATTGTCTGCTTTAGATTTTACTGCGCGGCAAGCGGAATATTTATGGTTATTAATGCGTTTGCCCGGTGCCGCTGCGCATGCAGAAGAGCAATATATGCAATGGGGACAAACACAAGTATTCACCGATTGCATTGAATTTAAGAGACCATTAATCAATGCATAAACAACATAATCCAGTATTGGGCAAAGAGTTTCAGTTGAGTTTGCAAAAAGCCGCTGTACGTTGGCATACCCGTATGGGCTTGCTTTATCCAGGTGAAGAAGTGTGGTTACGCGATAAAAAATTATTAACTGATTTTCCGGAAAAAAATTGGTTTGCCATTTTGTTGTATGCCATCACAGGAAAAGATTTTACCGCCGCGCAATTACATATAATGGAAGCTATCTGGTCGATTTGTTTATGTTTTCCAGATCCGCGCATTTGGTGTAATCGAGTTGCCGCACTGGGTGGCACCGCAGGCACCACCGGCAGTTTGGCGATTGCGGCGGCGTTAGCAGTTTCCGAGTCAGAAATATACGGTCAAAAACCGGTGCGTCGTGCCGTACAGAGTTTATTAGATATAGAAAATGAATTAGGTAGTAAAAAATTGCCGGATATATTAGAGGAATGGAAAATAAAAAATAAATTAATTTATGGGTTTGGCAGACCAGTAGCATTAAGAGATGAGCGTGTGGTTACATTATTTTATTTATTAAAATATCATAATCTTCATGAAGAAAAATTTATCTGCTTAGCGTTTGATATTGAAATAATATTGCAACAGCGCAATCAACGCTTATTTTTAAATGCAGGCGGTATAATGGGAGCGATCGCCTGTGATTTTGGTCTCACTGCTCAGGAATTTTATTTGTTTACTTGCAGCGCGTATTCAGCGGGCATTACAGCTTGTTATTTAGATGCTTATCAGCAACCAGCTGGGCATTTTTTTCCTATGCCCGTGGGTGCTGTGAAGTACGCCGGACCAGAACATAGGGCCTGGTAATACGAAGCTACGTAAAGAAACTCTAAAGTCTACGGCTAGGAAGCCGTTATGAAGGGTAAGCAAGCATAAGGATGATTGCAAGCATGGATGCGTACTGCAAAAAACAGAGTTCTATCCTCTGCCAACTGTGCATGGGTTTTATGGTTGCGCTCTTCAGTCATGCCGCTGTTTCGGCCGAAGCATTTTTAGGCGCAGATGATGAGTTATTCGTTAGTATTGCGACTGGGCAAAGCAAATCTATCAAATTAGCACCGGCGGTAACCACGGTTGTGACTGCAGCGGAAATTACTGCCATGGGCGCAACGACATTGTCCGAGGTTCTAGAGTCAGTCCCAGGTTTACATGTATCAGCCAATGCCATTGGCTACGGCAAGCTTTATCTTACACGCGGCATTTATTCAGAATATAACCCACAATTTTTAGTGCTAATTGATGGTCAGCCCGTTACTGGTTTACAGTTTGGTAATCGAGGTTTCTATTTAGGCGAGTATTCTATTTATGGTATTGAGCGCGTAGAAATTTTACGTGGACCTGCATCTGCTGTATACGGCGCAGATGCTTTTTCTGGCATCGTTAATATCATTACAAAAAACGTTGAAGATATTGATAAAACTGAACTAGGCGTAGCGTTCGGTAGTTTTGAATCTAAAGAGGCA
The nucleotide sequence above comes from Gammaproteobacteria bacterium. Encoded proteins:
- a CDS encoding citryl-CoA lyase; amino-acid sequence: MTLMNNAIHGDMISTKIWQEETTAESPFVAQRSLCAGYDVYNQVLGNASWAEFLYLLFKQARPTAKQATMLNDLAVGLANAGPRDFAVRSAINASIAGGTAASALMAALATGAGSLNGGHAVVLMSQLIKQCGSDLAAWQLAFSTAQFYQNKDWPAAPQPPGFDAMSTSTSEPVLKMLTHFSALDETAYCAWWRENIATLESYAGWPLGMHGVAAIVLSALDFTARQAEYLWLLMRLPGAAAHAEEQYMQWGQTQVFTDCIEFKRPLINA